In a genomic window of Myxococcus fulvus:
- the xseA gene encoding exodeoxyribonuclease VII large subunit has product MKKRKGAGGETPPPAASGFQGDLFGTLAPVEPTVAAVPKVVALPRKAPPPPVDADGTGLLGPLEGAPSAPPKPERSVLSVGELTRQLKQTIESRFARVIVRGEVTGFRGANARGHWYFSLKDTVASIDAKVWASMAGRMRFALRDGMEVLAEGSVDLYEPQGRYSLIVTRLEPVGEGALALAFEQLKARLAAEGLIGDRRVRAPRPLPFLPRRIGVVTSRTGAALQDFLRVLHSRNPRLSVLLADARVQGEGSAPEVARAIARLGRSDVDVIVVTRGGGSVEDLWTFNEEEVARAIFASPVPVVSAIGHEIDFTISDFVADWRAATPSAAAERLAPVLADLELSLATQAGRLRRATERRVLELRERQGQLASRLEDPRRALNHQRLHLSEQVEAMMRVLRPAVRERRDSLRALTERLQRARPQARLGEQRAHLLKLAMRLAEAARAGVATRQASLASARLGLERASPVALVAKERARLAAHQARLRALQQGTLADAQRRFQRLEGRLDAMSPLKVMSRGYSVVFRQRDGGVVRSAADVEVGEKLGIKLAANGARTLGGCEEVEATVTSVKGPVDC; this is encoded by the coding sequence ATGAAGAAGCGCAAGGGCGCGGGCGGCGAGACTCCGCCGCCCGCCGCGTCGGGATTCCAGGGGGACTTGTTCGGGACGCTCGCGCCGGTGGAGCCCACCGTCGCCGCCGTGCCCAAGGTCGTGGCGCTGCCGCGCAAGGCGCCGCCGCCTCCCGTGGATGCGGATGGCACGGGGCTGTTGGGGCCGCTGGAGGGTGCACCCTCGGCGCCTCCGAAGCCCGAGCGCTCGGTGCTCTCCGTGGGAGAGCTCACGCGGCAGCTCAAGCAGACGATTGAGTCACGCTTCGCGCGCGTCATCGTGCGCGGCGAGGTGACGGGCTTTCGCGGGGCGAACGCGCGGGGCCACTGGTACTTCTCGCTGAAGGACACCGTCGCCTCCATCGACGCGAAGGTCTGGGCGTCGATGGCGGGGCGGATGCGCTTCGCGCTGCGCGACGGCATGGAGGTGCTGGCCGAGGGCAGCGTCGACCTGTACGAGCCGCAGGGCCGCTACAGCCTCATCGTCACGCGGCTGGAGCCGGTGGGCGAGGGCGCGCTGGCGCTGGCCTTCGAGCAGCTCAAGGCGCGGCTCGCGGCGGAGGGGCTCATCGGCGACCGCCGTGTCCGTGCGCCCCGGCCCTTGCCCTTCCTTCCGCGCCGCATCGGCGTGGTGACGAGCCGCACGGGCGCCGCGCTCCAGGACTTCCTGCGCGTGCTCCACTCGCGCAACCCCAGGCTGAGCGTGCTGCTCGCGGACGCGCGTGTGCAGGGCGAGGGCTCCGCGCCCGAGGTGGCGCGGGCGATCGCGCGGCTGGGCCGCTCCGACGTGGACGTCATCGTGGTGACGCGCGGCGGAGGTTCGGTGGAGGACCTCTGGACGTTCAACGAGGAGGAGGTGGCGCGCGCCATCTTCGCCTCGCCCGTGCCGGTGGTGTCCGCCATCGGCCACGAGATCGACTTCACCATCTCCGACTTCGTGGCGGACTGGCGCGCGGCCACGCCCAGCGCGGCGGCGGAGCGGCTGGCTCCGGTGCTGGCGGACCTGGAGCTGTCGCTCGCGACGCAGGCGGGGCGGCTGCGGCGGGCCACGGAGCGCCGGGTGCTGGAGCTGCGCGAGCGTCAGGGACAGCTGGCCTCGCGCCTGGAGGACCCGCGCCGCGCGCTCAACCACCAGCGGCTGCACCTGTCCGAGCAGGTGGAGGCGATGATGCGGGTGCTGCGGCCCGCGGTGCGCGAGCGGCGTGACTCGCTGCGCGCGCTGACGGAGCGACTGCAGCGCGCGCGCCCGCAGGCCCGGCTGGGCGAGCAGCGCGCGCACCTGTTGAAGCTGGCCATGCGGCTGGCGGAGGCGGCGCGCGCGGGTGTGGCGACGCGGCAGGCCTCGCTGGCCTCGGCGCGGCTGGGGTTGGAGCGGGCCTCGCCGGTGGCGCTCGTGGCGAAGGAGCGCGCCCGTCTGGCCGCGCACCAGGCACGGCTGCGAGCGCTGCAGCAGGGGACGCTGGCGGACGCGCAGCGGCGTTTCCAGCGTCTGGAGGGACGACTGGACGCGATGAGCCCGTTGAAGGTGATGTCACGCGGCTATTCGGTGGTGTTCCGTCAGCGCGACGGTGGCGTGGTGCGCTCCGCCGCGGATGTCGAGGTGGGGGAGAAGCTGGGCATCAAGCTCGCGGCGAATGGCGCGAGGACACTCGGCGGGTGTGAAGAAGTCGAAGCCACCGTGACATCGGTAAAAGGGCCGGTGGACTGCTAA
- a CDS encoding 1-deoxy-D-xylulose-5-phosphate synthase, translating into MTAEVLTRIASPTDLRALPEAELPQLCTELREEIISICGRVGGHLGASLGAVELIVALHRVFHSPTDAILFDVGHQTYAHKLLTGRREQMHTLRQAGGVAPFLDPRESPHDALLAGHSCTAVSAALGVLEGRRMMGHRGHVVAVLGDGGLTGGLTFEGLNNAGGSHLPLVVVLNDNQMSISANVGAIPSLLRTRGARDFFQGLGFTYLGPVDGHDLGALTHALREARASMRPVVVHALTLKGKGFPPAEADAQTRGHAMGPYEWRDGKLVRSRGGHRTYSEALASALEDAMARDARVVAVTPAMLEGSALNALKARFPDRVHDVGIAEQHAVTFCAGLAAAGARPVCCIYSTFLQRAYDQIIHDVCLPGLPVVFAVDRAGLVGADGASHQGTYDVASLRPLPGLRLWSPVVGEDFAPMLETALASPLPSVLRFPRGTLPALPPEVHVGEAPVQGARWLVRAKQPELTLVTLGPLALAALEAARHEPRWNVLDARELSPLDEVALLEAARQGPLVVAEEGTVRGGLGSAVLELLAEKGVSQRVRLAGMPDAFVPHGDARVQRAELGLDAEGLRRAGRALLEGT; encoded by the coding sequence TTGACGGCGGAGGTCCTGACCCGCATCGCCTCGCCGACGGACCTGCGAGCGCTTCCCGAAGCCGAGCTGCCCCAGCTGTGCACGGAGCTGCGGGAGGAGATCATCTCCATCTGCGGCCGCGTCGGTGGTCACCTGGGCGCCTCCCTGGGCGCGGTGGAGCTCATCGTCGCTCTGCACCGGGTCTTCCACTCGCCCACGGACGCGATTCTCTTCGACGTGGGCCACCAGACGTACGCGCACAAGCTGCTCACCGGGCGCCGCGAGCAGATGCACACGCTGCGGCAGGCCGGCGGCGTGGCGCCCTTCCTGGACCCACGCGAGAGCCCGCATGACGCGCTGCTCGCGGGACACTCCTGCACCGCGGTGTCGGCGGCGCTGGGCGTGCTGGAGGGGCGGAGGATGATGGGGCACCGAGGCCACGTGGTGGCGGTGCTCGGGGATGGAGGGCTCACCGGCGGCTTGACGTTCGAGGGGCTCAACAACGCGGGAGGCAGCCACCTGCCGCTCGTCGTGGTGCTCAACGACAACCAGATGTCCATCAGCGCGAACGTGGGCGCCATTCCCTCGCTCCTGCGCACGCGCGGCGCGCGGGACTTCTTCCAGGGGCTGGGCTTCACGTACCTGGGCCCTGTGGATGGACACGATCTGGGCGCGCTGACACATGCGCTGCGCGAGGCGCGCGCGTCCATGCGCCCCGTGGTGGTGCACGCGCTGACGCTCAAGGGGAAGGGGTTCCCTCCGGCCGAGGCCGATGCCCAGACACGTGGGCACGCGATGGGGCCCTACGAGTGGCGCGACGGCAAGCTGGTGCGCTCTCGCGGGGGACATCGCACGTACAGTGAGGCGTTGGCCTCGGCGCTGGAGGACGCGATGGCGCGTGACGCCCGCGTCGTCGCCGTGACACCGGCGATGCTGGAGGGCTCGGCGCTCAACGCGCTCAAGGCCCGCTTCCCGGACCGCGTGCACGACGTGGGCATCGCCGAGCAGCACGCGGTGACGTTCTGCGCGGGGCTCGCCGCCGCGGGTGCGCGTCCCGTGTGCTGCATCTACTCCACGTTCCTCCAGCGCGCGTACGACCAGATCATCCACGACGTGTGTCTGCCGGGCCTGCCCGTCGTCTTCGCGGTGGACCGCGCGGGGCTCGTCGGCGCGGATGGGGCCTCGCACCAGGGCACCTACGACGTGGCCTCGCTGCGCCCGCTGCCGGGGCTCCGGCTGTGGTCCCCCGTGGTGGGCGAGGACTTCGCGCCCATGCTGGAGACCGCGCTCGCCTCGCCGCTGCCCTCCGTCCTCCGCTTCCCTCGCGGCACGCTGCCGGCGCTGCCTCCCGAGGTGCACGTGGGCGAGGCGCCGGTCCAGGGCGCCCGGTGGCTCGTGCGCGCGAAGCAGCCGGAGCTGACGCTGGTGACGCTGGGACCGTTGGCGCTGGCGGCGCTCGAGGCGGCGCGACACGAGCCGCGATGGAACGTGCTCGACGCGCGAGAGCTGTCGCCGCTGGACGAGGTCGCGCTCCTGGAGGCCGCGCGTCAGGGGCCGCTGGTGGTGGCGGAGGAGGGCACGGTGCGCGGCGGGCTGGGGAGCGCGGTGTTGGAGTTGCTCGCCGAGAAGGGCGTGTCCCAGCGCGTGCGGCTCGCGGGCATGCCGGACGCATTCGTTCCGCATGGCGATGCGCGGGTGCAGCGCGCGGAGCTGGGGCTGGACGCGGAGGGCTTGCGTCGCGCGGGCCGGGCGCTCCTGGAGGGCACATGA
- a CDS encoding ATP-binding protein, which translates to MQADQRGRVLVVAGKESGDALMERLTASGYHCAAAEKDTGLAELADSLQPEVVLLSVTAKRAAELLESLRRVERLQRLPVVVDLGKSRSAEAFKRLAVDDWIRGADEVVPRLEAALRAGRLKDREERVRLRMGMLLEITQAATSSLELEEILRIAVDKVGRVTGTDRCSVVLVEGSHARTGKVVATQEDPSLVQLDIEVARYPELRRALETREPVLIEEAQRDPLMAEVRTSIVPLGVKSILVQPLICQDDLLGALFLRVSRMDASFGRDEQEFTQAVAGVLANSIRNARLHTAVKKKREDLELAYVERYHELLEANRRLKELNRLKDEIIAVVSHDLRAPLQVLLGHGRLLLEGPLESQQKQSAEAMIRQGKKILGLVESLLEKGKGEAARLSIEPRVLDVAQLCRDAVNELEILAAERGVSLRADCPDSLMLIGDEVKLHEVLQNLITNAIHHARDAGEVVVSTRRLGRPDGDAAKVCVQDDGVGIPQDELHLVFDRYRHGGKGTGLGLAICKEFVELHGGEIWAESPPEHGCLFVFTLPLAQEAPRNPRPVVATSSVTEQPRVLVVEDEPEIAAVLSEVLRSKYRVEVARDGAEGLARARAQRPDLVVMDVFLPKLDGLDAAMALKSSSDTAHIPVILLSAHQGVAEKVRSLNLGAVDYMSKPFNAVELLNRTDRALKLRQGEREQQERDRSQPSLQRRTGSDPATGLHDRRGLLLRLEQELARSRRYHRALSLAVLRPDRPVDPIPNNIADVMRKRVRHPDAISHLGAGVFVVVLPECNAEAARAVISRLMPDVEKATDTEYRSAVADVSQDSDPVEKLLEKLGAPPPQEA; encoded by the coding sequence ATGCAGGCGGATCAGCGGGGACGCGTGCTGGTGGTGGCCGGGAAGGAGTCCGGCGACGCCTTGATGGAGCGGCTGACCGCCAGCGGCTATCACTGCGCGGCGGCCGAGAAGGACACCGGGCTGGCGGAGCTGGCGGACTCGCTGCAACCCGAGGTCGTGCTGCTGTCGGTGACGGCCAAGCGCGCCGCGGAGCTGCTGGAGTCCCTGCGTCGGGTGGAGCGGCTCCAGCGGTTGCCCGTGGTGGTGGACCTGGGCAAGTCCCGGTCGGCGGAGGCCTTCAAGCGCCTGGCGGTGGATGACTGGATTCGCGGCGCGGACGAGGTGGTGCCCCGTCTGGAGGCCGCGCTCAGGGCGGGCCGGCTGAAGGACCGCGAGGAGCGCGTCCGGCTGCGCATGGGGATGCTGCTGGAGATCACCCAGGCGGCGACCAGCTCGCTGGAGCTGGAGGAGATCCTCCGCATCGCGGTGGACAAGGTGGGGCGCGTCACCGGGACGGACCGCTGCTCGGTGGTGCTGGTGGAGGGCAGCCACGCGCGCACGGGCAAGGTGGTGGCGACGCAGGAAGACCCCAGCCTCGTGCAGCTCGACATCGAGGTGGCGCGCTATCCGGAGCTGCGCCGCGCGCTGGAGACGCGCGAGCCGGTGCTCATCGAGGAGGCACAGCGGGATCCGCTCATGGCGGAGGTGCGCACGTCCATCGTGCCCCTGGGCGTGAAGTCCATCCTGGTGCAGCCGCTCATCTGTCAGGACGACCTGCTGGGCGCGCTGTTCCTGCGCGTGTCGCGCATGGACGCGTCCTTCGGCCGCGACGAGCAGGAGTTCACCCAGGCCGTGGCCGGCGTGCTAGCCAACTCCATCCGCAACGCGCGGCTGCACACCGCGGTGAAGAAGAAGCGCGAGGACCTGGAGCTGGCGTACGTCGAGCGCTATCACGAGCTGCTCGAGGCGAACCGCCGGCTCAAGGAACTCAACCGCCTGAAGGATGAGATCATCGCGGTGGTGAGCCACGACCTGCGCGCGCCGCTCCAGGTGCTGCTGGGCCATGGCCGCCTGCTCCTGGAAGGGCCGCTGGAGTCGCAGCAGAAGCAGTCCGCGGAGGCGATGATCCGCCAGGGCAAGAAGATCCTCGGCCTGGTCGAGTCGCTGTTGGAGAAGGGCAAGGGCGAGGCGGCGCGGCTGTCCATCGAGCCTCGCGTGCTGGACGTGGCGCAGCTGTGCCGCGACGCCGTCAACGAGCTGGAGATATTGGCGGCCGAGCGGGGCGTGTCCCTGCGCGCGGACTGCCCCGACAGCCTGATGCTCATCGGCGACGAGGTGAAGCTGCACGAGGTGCTGCAGAACCTCATCACCAACGCCATCCACCACGCGCGCGACGCGGGCGAGGTCGTCGTGTCCACGCGGCGGCTGGGCCGTCCGGACGGTGACGCGGCGAAGGTGTGCGTGCAGGACGACGGCGTGGGCATCCCCCAGGACGAGCTGCACCTGGTGTTCGACCGGTACCGTCACGGCGGCAAGGGGACGGGGCTGGGGCTCGCCATCTGCAAGGAGTTCGTGGAGCTGCACGGTGGCGAAATCTGGGCGGAGAGCCCGCCCGAGCATGGGTGCCTCTTCGTCTTCACGCTGCCGCTCGCGCAGGAGGCGCCGCGCAACCCCCGGCCGGTGGTCGCCACGTCGTCGGTGACGGAGCAGCCGCGCGTGCTGGTGGTGGAGGACGAGCCCGAAATCGCCGCCGTGCTGTCGGAGGTCCTGCGCTCGAAGTACCGCGTGGAGGTGGCGCGCGACGGCGCGGAGGGTCTGGCCCGGGCGCGCGCGCAGCGGCCGGACCTGGTGGTCATGGACGTGTTCCTGCCCAAGCTGGACGGCCTGGACGCGGCCATGGCGCTCAAGTCGTCGTCCGACACGGCGCACATCCCCGTCATCCTGTTGTCCGCGCACCAGGGGGTCGCGGAGAAGGTCCGCTCGCTCAACCTGGGCGCGGTGGATTACATGAGCAAGCCGTTCAACGCGGTGGAGCTGCTCAACCGCACGGACCGCGCGCTCAAGCTGCGCCAGGGCGAGCGCGAGCAGCAGGAGCGGGATCGCTCCCAGCCCTCGCTCCAGCGCCGCACCGGGAGCGACCCCGCCACGGGGCTGCATGACCGGCGCGGGCTGCTGCTGCGACTGGAGCAGGAACTGGCCCGCAGCCGGCGCTACCACCGGGCCTTGAGCCTGGCGGTGCTGCGGCCCGACCGGCCCGTGGACCCCATCCCCAACAACATCGCGGACGTGATGCGCAAGCGGGTGCGCCACCCGGATGCCATCTCCCACCTGGGCGCGGGTGTCTTCGTCGTCGTCCTGCCCGAGTGCAACGCGGAGGCCGCTCGCGCCGTCATCAGCCGCCTGATGCCCGACGTGGAGAAGGCGACGGACACCGAGTACCGCTCGGCGGTGGCGGACGTGAGCCAGGACAGCGACCCGGTGGAGAAGCTGCTCGAGAAGCTGGGCGCGCCGCCTCCCCAGGAGGCCTGA
- the xseB gene encoding exodeoxyribonuclease VII small subunit → MAKADKASKADKAGEAEVPGQYGDVVSRLEETVGRLESGNLSLEDSLKAFEEGIRLVRRGEKLLTEAEQRIEQLLQDEDGNDVVAPLSVAARPPAQAAAPRAPAPRPPPEDDVPF, encoded by the coding sequence GTGGCGAAGGCGGACAAGGCGTCCAAGGCGGACAAGGCAGGTGAGGCCGAGGTTCCCGGTCAGTACGGGGACGTGGTGAGCCGTCTCGAGGAGACGGTGGGCCGGCTGGAGAGCGGCAACCTGTCGCTGGAGGATTCGCTCAAGGCGTTCGAGGAGGGCATCCGGCTGGTACGCCGGGGTGAGAAACTGCTCACCGAGGCGGAGCAGCGAATCGAGCAGCTCCTCCAGGACGAGGACGGCAACGACGTGGTGGCGCCGCTGTCGGTGGCGGCCCGACCTCCGGCGCAGGCGGCGGCCCCCCGGGCGCCCGCACCGCGACCTCCACCCGAGGATGACGTCCCGTTCTAG
- a CDS encoding TlyA family RNA methyltransferase, with protein MKPRKERVDVLVVERGLAESRTKAQALILAGQVVVDDQRVDKPGSLIPVEAELRLKGEVLPYVSRGGLKLKGAIDHFGLDVRGKVGADIGASTGGFTDCLLQHGAVRVHAIDVGYGQLHEKLRKDPRVRSRERVNARYLTEEDLPEKVGVVVIDVSFISLTQVLPSVLPFLEPGGVLAALVKPQFEVGPDRVGKGGVVRDPAARQDAIDTVTAFVREQGLTVRGVMDSPVPGPAGNVEALLVAERP; from the coding sequence ATGAAGCCTCGCAAGGAGCGGGTGGACGTGCTGGTGGTGGAGCGGGGGCTGGCGGAGTCGCGCACCAAGGCCCAGGCGCTCATCCTCGCGGGCCAGGTCGTCGTGGATGACCAGCGCGTGGACAAGCCCGGCTCCCTCATCCCCGTGGAGGCGGAGCTGCGCCTCAAGGGCGAGGTGCTGCCGTACGTCTCGCGCGGTGGGCTCAAGCTCAAGGGCGCCATCGACCACTTCGGCCTGGATGTGCGCGGCAAGGTGGGCGCGGACATCGGCGCGAGCACGGGCGGCTTCACCGACTGCCTGCTCCAGCACGGCGCGGTGCGGGTGCACGCCATCGACGTGGGCTACGGCCAGCTCCACGAGAAGCTCCGCAAGGACCCGCGCGTGCGCTCTCGCGAGCGCGTCAACGCGCGCTACCTGACGGAGGAGGACCTGCCCGAGAAGGTGGGCGTCGTCGTCATCGACGTCAGCTTCATCTCGCTCACCCAGGTGCTGCCCTCGGTGCTGCCCTTCCTGGAGCCAGGGGGCGTCCTGGCCGCGCTGGTGAAGCCCCAGTTCGAGGTGGGCCCGGACCGCGTCGGCAAGGGAGGCGTGGTGCGAGACCCCGCCGCGCGGCAGGACGCCATCGACACCGTGACGGCCTTCGTGCGCGAGCAGGGGCTGACCGTGCGCGGCGTCATGGACTCGCCCGTGCCTGGGCCCGCGGGCAACGTGGAGGCGCTGCTCGTCGCCGAGCGGCCCTGA
- a CDS encoding polyprenyl synthetase family protein, translating into MAQFDLDAFLRTQQARVESLLLERADRLSTSGAPPRLVESMRYSLLAGGKRLRPVLCLTFADTVARASLGSALAADAACSLEFVHTYSLVHDDLPAMDDDDFRRGRPTNHKVYGEAMAILAGDSLLTDAFGLLADGPEPVRGALCRELAVASGAAGMVGGQVLDTAEDRPANLDYLVRMHRLKTGALIRAACRMGVLAGGGDAEALVRAQMYGDAVGLAFQIADDVLDVTSTQEQLGKPAGADADAGRFTFPAVVGLEESRRLADEQVRLAVEAVRPLEGEDGPLAALARYVVERKF; encoded by the coding sequence ATGGCTCAGTTCGACCTGGATGCCTTCCTGCGGACCCAGCAGGCGCGGGTGGAGTCGCTGTTGCTCGAGCGCGCGGACCGGCTCTCCACGTCGGGGGCACCTCCCCGGCTGGTGGAGTCCATGCGCTACTCGCTGCTCGCGGGCGGCAAGCGGCTGCGGCCCGTGCTCTGCCTCACCTTCGCGGACACGGTGGCGCGGGCCTCGCTCGGGTCGGCGCTGGCGGCGGACGCGGCGTGCTCGCTGGAGTTCGTCCACACGTACTCGCTGGTGCATGACGACCTGCCGGCCATGGACGACGACGACTTCCGTCGCGGCCGGCCGACGAACCACAAGGTCTACGGCGAGGCGATGGCCATCCTCGCGGGCGACAGCCTGCTGACGGATGCCTTCGGACTGCTCGCGGACGGGCCGGAGCCCGTGCGGGGCGCGCTGTGCCGCGAGCTGGCGGTGGCGTCGGGCGCCGCGGGCATGGTGGGCGGCCAGGTGCTGGACACCGCGGAGGACCGCCCCGCGAACCTGGACTACCTGGTGCGCATGCACCGGCTCAAGACGGGTGCGCTCATCCGCGCGGCGTGCCGCATGGGCGTGCTCGCGGGCGGAGGTGACGCGGAGGCGCTCGTGCGCGCGCAGATGTACGGCGACGCGGTGGGCCTGGCGTTCCAGATCGCCGACGACGTGCTGGACGTGACGTCGACGCAGGAGCAGCTGGGCAAGCCCGCGGGCGCGGACGCCGACGCGGGACGCTTCACCTTCCCGGCCGTGGTGGGGCTGGAGGAGTCGCGCCGCCTGGCCGACGAGCAGGTGCGGCTGGCGGTGGAGGCGGTGCGCCCGCTCGAGGGCGAGGATGGCCCCCTGGCGGCGCTCGCGCGGTACGTGGTGGAGCGGAAGTTTTGA
- a CDS encoding FHA domain-containing protein, which yields MSNGSPPARRRPPSGTPSGGTGARPATRRSSPAAARPAPVAASPRLVCIAGPKSGEEFSLEDGEYVIGRATDNPICIPDTSVSRKHVMVRKSGGGWTVSDLGSGNGTLVNGEAIGDETPLATGDIITLGDTELRFEDVANSTMMVAAPPSRSRPSSAPAGRGGAPARPPPRVEGGRVRSARSSAMAPPDPEVLAKKKKMMLIGGGVVVLLLGGLVVARVQVAKQNEQLLLEKGQQEAVRKELSTVFQDAKNLVREGKWVEAKAKLEELAAAAPDYPGVKDYLDHAQREIPIQERLTEARAAIIKNELGNAAAALAKAGESQFLYEQVNATKRELKDLADKRSVEARKALDTNQLDQAKFITDDILKAYPDHRDAKLINEQAVQAIAVRDAPKPVIVGPAPKPWEPAVQRFVDGDMSGAVAILNACMSKAPQCKKLLGQMSEFSNLYKRLEDLDAKGLTKLMALDKDITDGRTSKMARNAGTRAATIFYKSATGAKAAGQWARAMEYARRALQADPGHAGASNIISELKAKAKELYFLAYAMKDGNPEDALPKFKDVVAMTPPDDEYHDKAKTWVEKLSR from the coding sequence ATGTCGAACGGTTCCCCTCCTGCTCGTCGCAGGCCTCCTTCCGGGACGCCCTCGGGCGGGACCGGAGCTCGCCCCGCCACCCGCAGGTCGTCTCCGGCCGCTGCTCGGCCCGCGCCCGTGGCGGCGTCGCCCCGGCTCGTCTGCATCGCGGGCCCCAAGTCGGGTGAGGAGTTCTCCCTGGAGGACGGCGAGTACGTCATCGGCCGCGCCACGGACAACCCCATCTGCATCCCGGACACCTCCGTGTCGCGCAAGCACGTCATGGTGCGCAAGTCGGGCGGTGGCTGGACGGTGAGTGACTTGGGGTCCGGCAACGGCACGCTCGTCAACGGCGAGGCCATTGGCGACGAGACGCCCCTGGCCACCGGGGACATCATCACCCTGGGCGACACGGAGCTGCGCTTCGAGGACGTGGCCAACTCCACCATGATGGTGGCCGCGCCGCCGTCGCGCAGCCGTCCCTCGAGCGCCCCGGCGGGCCGAGGCGGAGCCCCCGCGCGTCCGCCTCCGCGCGTGGAGGGGGGCCGCGTGCGCAGCGCGCGCTCGTCGGCCATGGCGCCTCCGGACCCGGAGGTCCTGGCGAAGAAGAAGAAGATGATGCTCATCGGCGGCGGCGTGGTGGTGCTGCTGCTCGGTGGCCTGGTGGTCGCGCGCGTCCAGGTGGCGAAGCAGAACGAGCAGCTGCTCCTGGAGAAGGGCCAGCAGGAGGCCGTCCGCAAGGAGCTGAGCACCGTCTTCCAGGACGCGAAGAACCTGGTGCGCGAGGGCAAGTGGGTGGAGGCCAAGGCCAAGCTCGAGGAGCTGGCGGCCGCGGCGCCCGACTACCCCGGCGTGAAGGACTACCTCGACCACGCCCAGCGCGAGATTCCCATCCAGGAGCGGCTGACGGAGGCGCGCGCCGCCATCATCAAGAACGAGCTGGGCAATGCCGCCGCCGCGCTCGCGAAGGCCGGCGAGAGCCAGTTCCTCTACGAGCAGGTGAACGCCACCAAGCGCGAGCTGAAGGACCTGGCCGACAAGCGCTCGGTCGAGGCGCGCAAGGCGCTGGACACCAACCAGCTGGACCAGGCCAAGTTCATCACCGACGACATCCTCAAGGCGTACCCGGACCACCGCGACGCCAAGCTCATCAACGAGCAGGCGGTGCAGGCCATCGCCGTGCGTGACGCGCCCAAGCCCGTCATCGTCGGACCCGCGCCCAAGCCGTGGGAGCCCGCGGTGCAGCGCTTCGTCGACGGCGACATGTCCGGCGCGGTGGCCATCCTCAACGCCTGCATGTCGAAGGCGCCGCAGTGCAAGAAGCTGCTCGGGCAGATGTCGGAGTTCAGCAATCTGTACAAGCGGCTGGAGGACCTGGACGCCAAGGGCCTGACGAAGCTGATGGCGCTGGACAAGGACATCACCGACGGGCGCACGAGCAAGATGGCGCGCAACGCCGGCACCCGCGCGGCGACCATCTTCTACAAGAGCGCCACGGGCGCGAAGGCCGCCGGCCAGTGGGCGCGCGCCATGGAGTACGCGCGTCGCGCGCTGCAGGCGGACCCGGGCCACGCGGGCGCGTCCAACATCATCAGCGAGCTGAAGGCGAAGGCGAAGGAGCTGTACTTCCTGGCCTACGCGATGAAGGACGGCAACCCCGAGGACGCGCTGCCGAAGTTCAAGGACGTGGTGGCGATGACGCCCCCGGACGACGAGTACCACGACAAGGCGAAGACCTGGGTCGAGAAGCTCTCGCGATGA
- a CDS encoding response regulator, translated as MSKPKITIVDDDRDTRELLATALEDEGFEVTLAANGLRLIASLQLHRPQAILLDVNMSWIDGFELCKAVKKNEHFRDIPIIFISGRGDSEDKKRGREVGAADYFVKPLDTDKLVRRIRELVTPAAP; from the coding sequence ATGTCGAAGCCGAAGATCACCATCGTCGACGATGACCGCGACACGCGGGAGCTGCTCGCGACGGCCCTGGAGGACGAGGGCTTCGAGGTGACGCTGGCGGCCAACGGGCTGCGGCTCATCGCGTCGCTGCAGCTGCACCGCCCGCAAGCCATCCTCCTGGACGTGAACATGTCCTGGATCGACGGCTTCGAGCTGTGCAAGGCGGTGAAGAAGAACGAGCACTTCCGGGACATCCCCATCATATTCATCAGCGGGCGTGGGGACTCGGAGGACAAGAAGCGCGGTCGCGAGGTCGGCGCCGCGGACTATTTCGTCAAGCCGCTGGATACGGACAAGCTCGTCCGACGCATCCGTGAGCTGGTGACCCCGGCCGCGCCCTAG